One window of the Nitrospira defluvii genome contains the following:
- a CDS encoding phosphatase PAP2 family protein gives MNSFDHAILGFFNQFAQHSWTIDSLIMTISDSDLLKGYLSLPLLWWAWFRGPRQEEDRQTVLLTIVGALSAVAVARLLQLTLPYRPRPIHTAGLQFTIPYSMPADFLEGWSSFPSDHASLFFALATGLWLVSPVIGLFGFLHAALLVSFPRVYVGLHFPTDILSGALLGVTAVVIIWKSRGLVRPLLDDILKWSHSSPHLFYPALFILTSEVAHLFKDSRWLAENLWHLVKAAHH, from the coding sequence TGAACAGCTTCGATCACGCTATTCTCGGATTCTTCAATCAGTTCGCCCAGCACTCCTGGACGATCGACAGTCTGATCATGACGATCAGCGACAGCGACCTGCTGAAAGGGTATCTCAGCCTGCCGCTGCTCTGGTGGGCCTGGTTTCGCGGGCCCCGGCAGGAGGAGGATCGCCAAACGGTCTTACTCACCATCGTGGGCGCCCTGTCGGCGGTGGCGGTCGCCCGCCTGCTTCAACTCACCCTGCCCTATCGACCCCGACCGATTCACACCGCCGGCTTGCAGTTCACGATCCCCTATTCGATGCCCGCTGATTTCCTGGAAGGGTGGAGTTCGTTCCCCAGCGACCATGCCTCGCTGTTTTTTGCCCTGGCCACCGGACTGTGGCTGGTCTCTCCGGTGATCGGCCTGTTCGGATTTCTCCACGCGGCCTTGCTGGTCTCTTTTCCCCGCGTCTATGTCGGCCTCCACTTTCCGACCGATATCCTGTCGGGAGCGCTGCTGGGGGTGACCGCGGTGGTCATCATCTGGAAAAGCCGCGGCCTGGTCCGACCGTTACTCGACGACATCCTGAAGTGGAGCCACTCCAGCCCGCACCTGTTCTATCCCGCATTGTTCATATTGACCTCTGAAGTGGCGCACCTTTTTAAGGACTCGCGTTGGCTCGCCGAGAATCTCTGGCACCTCGTCAAGGCCGCTCATCACTGA
- a CDS encoding SGNH/GDSL hydrolase family protein translates to MADSRRPVTLLSYALVLFVVLSGLCLCLLCLVEHVLEKDHANKWAELSKQFKPYYWWHFVTHDGRDLGYEHKGPLQLALHPFAIYSNLPNQRSDYFSTDDHGFRGNGRDRPLDTHGRVVLIGGSTAFGTGLESDSETVASKLAKLLNAEVINAAVIGHGSGQELTYLLTDLVDTHPDLVIALDGWNDYYKRLEVGDPRLLGMNGFDQIEDQLVASAQLSDSSLFTRFSGLPRILFPRLVSRIRQSRIGLWAAWFRREEMQSQPLDLAAIRYADNLGKMHQLGRAFNFQFLAVMQPDVNREEDYRQFRARTEAVLARQGVRVLNLGDRSEFLPSMFLDTMHLDGVGHSLMAELIARTIQSEQLLTSAPRTTVPKPSVGPSGRIDRAR, encoded by the coding sequence ATGGCTGACTCGCGCCGACCCGTCACTCTGCTCTCTTACGCCCTCGTCTTATTCGTAGTCCTTTCTGGACTCTGTCTCTGCCTTCTCTGCCTCGTGGAGCATGTCCTCGAAAAGGATCATGCCAACAAGTGGGCGGAGTTGTCGAAGCAGTTCAAGCCCTACTACTGGTGGCACTTTGTGACCCATGACGGGCGTGACCTTGGGTATGAACACAAGGGCCCATTACAACTGGCGTTGCACCCGTTTGCGATTTACTCCAATTTGCCCAATCAGCGCTCCGACTACTTTTCAACCGACGATCACGGTTTTCGGGGAAACGGACGCGATAGACCCCTCGACACGCACGGACGAGTGGTCTTGATCGGAGGCTCCACGGCGTTCGGGACGGGCCTTGAGAGCGACAGTGAGACGGTTGCGTCCAAGCTTGCGAAACTTCTGAATGCGGAGGTCATCAATGCCGCGGTGATCGGGCACGGTTCCGGACAGGAACTCACGTACTTGCTGACCGATTTAGTGGATACGCATCCTGATCTTGTCATCGCCTTGGACGGGTGGAATGACTATTATAAGCGCCTCGAAGTCGGTGACCCACGTCTGCTTGGGATGAACGGGTTCGATCAGATCGAGGACCAGTTGGTCGCATCGGCGCAGTTGAGTGACTCCTCGCTCTTCACCCGCTTCTCCGGTCTTCCGCGGATCTTGTTCCCGAGACTCGTCTCTCGCATACGACAGTCACGAATCGGTCTCTGGGCGGCTTGGTTTAGGCGCGAGGAGATGCAATCGCAACCTTTGGATCTCGCCGCTATCCGGTATGCCGACAACCTCGGCAAAATGCACCAGCTTGGCCGCGCGTTCAATTTTCAGTTTCTTGCGGTCATGCAGCCCGATGTAAATCGCGAGGAGGACTATCGGCAATTTCGTGCCAGGACCGAGGCTGTACTGGCTCGTCAGGGCGTGAGGGTGTTGAACCTTGGGGATCGATCGGAATTTCTTCCATCCATGTTCCTCGACACGATGCATCTTGACGGCGTTGGACACAGTCTGATGGCGGAACTCATTGCTCGAACGATTCAGAGCGAACAGCTGCTGACAAGCGCGCCCAGGACAACCGTGCCGAAGCCATCCGTTGGTCCATCGGGAAGGATCGATCGCGCCAGGTAG
- a CDS encoding YncE family protein: protein MKPYRLFALTLGLLLACSTLASAEILALLNYESKPNQPVRREGIAIMDIDPESGNFGKILMEIPLPSDLVAHHIFFNRDRSKAYITALGKRLLHVVDLRVFPYRLRAIDVPDCQMGEDLAVSEDNRTWYLTCMGSDNVIMGDALLDQPIKAVSAAAPSLATIRYPHGIAIHNGIDRVLVTSTVKPDMSDAGDSITVLEAASGKVLSTHTVSSKVSPAKAAPVEVMFSPNANPPVVHITNMLEGTLWAGVWEPTSKTFSFHQVDDFGPRQQGMPLEMLYNAKGDRLFVTTAKPGFVNLYDNSDPRHPTFLKTIAAAGGAHHSVLSPDERYLFVQNSFLNLEGMSDGSITVIDLKEDRVLGSIDTLKAQGFNPNCIMLLPTHPGDLQASLVTNR, encoded by the coding sequence ATGAAACCATATCGATTGTTTGCGTTGACCCTGGGGTTGTTGCTTGCCTGCTCCACGCTGGCATCGGCGGAAATCCTGGCTCTGCTCAACTATGAGAGCAAGCCGAACCAGCCGGTGAGACGGGAGGGGATTGCGATCATGGACATCGATCCCGAGTCGGGGAACTTCGGGAAGATTCTGATGGAAATTCCGTTGCCGTCCGACCTCGTCGCGCATCACATCTTCTTCAATCGCGACCGGAGCAAGGCCTATATCACGGCATTGGGGAAACGCCTGTTGCACGTCGTGGATCTCAGAGTCTTTCCCTATCGGCTTCGCGCGATCGACGTGCCGGATTGTCAGATGGGGGAGGATCTCGCCGTGTCGGAGGACAATCGGACCTGGTACCTCACCTGCATGGGCTCGGACAACGTCATCATGGGGGATGCGCTCCTCGATCAGCCGATCAAAGCGGTCAGCGCCGCCGCACCGTCTCTCGCCACGATCCGGTATCCGCACGGGATCGCCATTCACAACGGCATCGATCGCGTCCTCGTGACCAGTACCGTCAAGCCGGATATGTCCGATGCGGGTGATTCGATCACGGTGCTGGAGGCCGCCAGCGGGAAAGTGCTCTCGACCCACACAGTGTCATCGAAGGTTTCTCCGGCCAAAGCTGCGCCTGTCGAAGTCATGTTCAGCCCCAATGCGAATCCTCCTGTCGTGCATATCACCAACATGCTCGAAGGAACGTTGTGGGCCGGGGTGTGGGAGCCGACGAGCAAGACCTTTTCGTTCCATCAGGTCGATGACTTTGGCCCCCGCCAGCAGGGCATGCCGCTCGAAATGCTCTATAACGCCAAGGGAGACCGCCTGTTCGTCACGACGGCCAAACCAGGGTTCGTCAATCTCTACGACAACAGCGATCCCCGGCACCCGACGTTTCTCAAGACGATCGCCGCTGCGGGCGGCGCACACCATAGCGTGCTGTCGCCGGATGAACGGTACCTGTTCGTCCAGAACAGCTTCCTCAATTTGGAGGGTATGAGCGATGGGTCCATCACGGTGATCGACCTGAAGGAGGACCGGGTCCTCGGGAGCATCGACACCCTGAAGGCCCAGGGGTTTAATCCCAACTGCATCATGCTGCTGCCGACTCACCCGGGCGACCTGCAGGCCAGCCTGGTTACGAACCGGTAG
- a CDS encoding carboxymuconolactone decarboxylase family protein: protein MINATTTEMDQNTGLYDMTNLEKMKSLATHAPEAMKAFVVFDRAALAAGAIPVKYKELMAMAVAFTTQCPYCIELHTTKAREYGASEAEIAESVLVAAALRAGGAITHGTHAMKGI, encoded by the coding sequence ATGATCAACGCAACCACAACCGAGATGGATCAGAACACGGGCCTGTACGACATGACGAATCTGGAGAAGATGAAGAGTCTGGCGACGCATGCTCCCGAGGCGATGAAGGCGTTCGTGGTGTTTGATAGAGCCGCGCTGGCGGCCGGCGCGATTCCGGTGAAGTACAAGGAATTGATGGCCATGGCCGTGGCCTTCACGACGCAATGTCCCTATTGCATCGAACTGCATACGACCAAGGCCAGGGAGTATGGCGCGTCGGAGGCGGAGATCGCCGAATCCGTGCTCGTGGCAGCGGCTTTGCGAGCGGGCGGGGCGATCACGCACGGCACCCATGCGATGAAGGGAATATGA
- a CDS encoding class I SAM-dependent methyltransferase translates to MTTNTVLPEMDGLKTRLNTIWTAGDYDRFSRYMEGGAREFYERLQIAPGSRLLDVGCGSGQLALLAAKDGVEVTGVDIAANWVERAQARARAEGVNARFKVADAEALPFEAASFDVVASLIGAMFAPRPDLVAKELLRVCVPGGILAMANWTAEGFVGQMFKNVAKFIGPSGMPSPVLWGNESTVQERLGQGLSTLSLTRRQYLFSYPFSPAEVVEFFRLYYGPINRAFASLDAEGQAHLRRDLDTLWTAHNQAGPDCTAVYGEYLEVIGIRA, encoded by the coding sequence ATGACGACGAACACGGTGCTACCGGAAATGGACGGGCTGAAGACTCGTCTCAATACTATTTGGACGGCAGGGGACTACGATCGATTTTCGCGCTACATGGAAGGCGGCGCACGGGAGTTTTATGAGCGGCTTCAGATTGCGCCGGGCAGCAGACTGCTGGATGTGGGATGTGGCTCCGGCCAACTCGCGTTGCTGGCCGCCAAGGATGGGGTGGAGGTGACGGGGGTGGACATCGCCGCCAATTGGGTGGAGCGGGCGCAGGCGCGGGCTCGTGCCGAAGGGGTGAACGCCCGATTCAAAGTCGCCGATGCCGAAGCGCTGCCGTTTGAAGCGGCCAGCTTCGACGTCGTCGCAAGCCTGATCGGCGCGATGTTTGCCCCGCGGCCTGATTTGGTGGCGAAGGAACTGTTGCGGGTCTGCGTCCCCGGGGGGATCCTCGCCATGGCGAACTGGACGGCGGAGGGATTCGTCGGACAGATGTTCAAGAACGTCGCGAAATTCATCGGGCCGTCCGGCATGCCCTCACCGGTGCTCTGGGGGAATGAATCCACGGTGCAAGAGCGTCTTGGACAGGGATTATCCACGCTGAGCCTGACCAGGCGACAGTATCTCTTCAGCTATCCGTTTTCTCCTGCGGAGGTCGTGGAATTCTTCCGGCTCTACTACGGACCGATTAACCGTGCCTTTGCGTCCCTCGACGCCGAGGGGCAGGCGCACTTGCGCCGGGATCTGGACACGCTCTGGACTGCCCACAACCAGGCAGGGCCGGACTGCACGGCGGTGTACGGCGAATATCTGGAAGTCATCGGCATTCGAGCCTGA
- a CDS encoding AraC family transcriptional regulator produces the protein MDVLSEVLKAVKLDGAVFFHGEFASPWCVREPDADTMAAYLPTPSGHIIIFHLLLEGQGYVRLEHEDRAVPLTAGDIIILTHGDVHCMGNGPPVPPMDTSEQLRQILTEGRILSRLAGGGEVTKLICGYLTCDAQLCRVVLAGLPAMLKVNIRDTPSGQWLENTLRYSVDHAEASGPGGAAVIAKLSEALFVETLRRYIAQLPPTQTGWLAGVRDPDVGNALALLHQQPSHPWTIATLAAEVGVSRSVLAERFQHFLTDTPIGYLTRWRLHLAAKLLTSTSKSVAEVAGDIGYESEPSFNRAFKREFGLPPARFRNQAKSPARPVISRGAAVRLKSTQAT, from the coding sequence ATGGACGTGTTGTCCGAAGTCCTCAAGGCCGTGAAACTCGACGGCGCCGTGTTCTTCCATGGTGAATTTGCCTCGCCCTGGTGCGTTCGAGAGCCCGACGCCGACACCATGGCGGCGTACCTGCCGACCCCATCCGGTCACATCATCATTTTCCATCTGCTGCTCGAAGGACAGGGCTATGTCCGCCTCGAGCATGAAGATCGCGCCGTGCCGTTGACGGCGGGCGACATCATCATCCTCACGCACGGGGATGTGCACTGTATGGGAAACGGGCCTCCCGTCCCACCGATGGACACATCTGAGCAACTCCGGCAGATCCTCACAGAAGGACGCATACTGTCCCGACTCGCCGGTGGCGGTGAAGTCACGAAACTGATCTGCGGGTATTTGACCTGCGACGCGCAACTTTGCCGCGTCGTCCTCGCCGGGCTGCCTGCGATGCTCAAGGTGAATATCCGGGATACCCCGTCGGGCCAATGGCTGGAAAATACGCTCCGCTATTCGGTCGATCATGCGGAAGCCTCCGGCCCCGGAGGCGCGGCGGTCATCGCCAAGTTATCCGAAGCATTATTCGTAGAGACGTTGCGCCGCTACATTGCGCAGCTACCGCCAACCCAGACCGGATGGCTGGCCGGGGTACGCGATCCGGACGTGGGCAACGCGCTGGCGCTCCTGCATCAACAGCCGTCTCACCCCTGGACCATCGCGACGCTCGCCGCCGAAGTCGGAGTCTCCCGTTCTGTGCTCGCCGAACGATTCCAACATTTCCTGACAGACACCCCGATCGGCTACCTCACCCGCTGGCGATTACATCTCGCCGCGAAACTCCTCACCTCCACGTCCAAGAGCGTGGCTGAAGTCGCGGGCGATATCGGCTATGAGTCGGAACCTTCCTTCAACCGTGCCTTCAAGCGTGAGTTCGGCCTCCCGCCCGCACGCTTCCGAAACCAAGCCAAATCGCCCGCGCGCCCTGTCATCAGTCGCGGCGCCGCCGTTCGGTTGAAATCCACCCAGGCGACATAA
- a CDS encoding thiol-disulfide oxidoreductase DCC family protein yields MTTIAPGTHEWAALERLIVFDGLCKWCNAWVTFIMARDRGRFRFATLQSDKGQALLRLLGLPIQDFETFLLLERGQVFTKSTAALRIARRLSGGWPLCALLVLVPRSLRDIVYDYVARHRYRLMGKSKACRIPTAEERSRFV; encoded by the coding sequence ATGACGACGATCGCTCCCGGCACGCACGAATGGGCGGCGCTCGAACGGCTGATTGTCTTCGACGGCCTGTGCAAGTGGTGCAACGCCTGGGTGACTTTCATCATGGCACGCGACCGTGGCCGGTTTCGCTTTGCCACGTTGCAGTCCGACAAGGGGCAGGCGCTGCTCAGGTTGTTAGGATTGCCCATACAGGACTTCGAGACGTTTCTGTTGCTGGAACGGGGTCAGGTGTTCACGAAATCCACTGCGGCGCTGAGGATCGCGAGGCGACTCTCCGGCGGATGGCCGTTATGCGCGCTCTTGGTCCTGGTACCCCGGTCGCTACGGGACATCGTGTACGATTACGTGGCGCGTCACCGTTACCGCCTCATGGGCAAGAGCAAGGCCTGCCGCATCCCCACCGCAGAGGAACGAAGCCGGTTCGTGTAA
- a CDS encoding metal-dependent hydrolase: MDIVSHGLWGALAFGRKSRTSFWLAFGIGLAPDLCSFGILWIAATLGLSPKPDFSHGTPPESTIPAYVHHLYDVTHSFVIFLAVFALLWLLLKRPIWELGAWGLHVLVDIPTHSFAFFPTPFLWPLSDWKFDGWQWSQSAILVPNFTLLLLLYGWFLLQQGRPVLKPERVRE; the protein is encoded by the coding sequence ATGGATATCGTATCTCATGGTTTGTGGGGTGCATTGGCCTTCGGTCGCAAGAGCCGTACGAGTTTCTGGCTGGCGTTCGGCATCGGATTAGCGCCGGATCTGTGTTCGTTCGGCATCCTGTGGATCGCCGCCACTCTGGGTCTGTCGCCGAAGCCAGATTTCAGCCATGGCACACCGCCGGAGTCCACCATTCCAGCCTATGTGCATCATCTCTACGATGTGACGCATAGTTTCGTCATTTTCCTCGCCGTCTTCGCCCTACTCTGGCTGTTGCTGAAGCGCCCGATCTGGGAGCTCGGGGCCTGGGGACTGCACGTGCTGGTCGACATTCCGACCCATTCGTTCGCCTTTTTCCCGACACCGTTTCTCTGGCCGCTCTCCGATTGGAAGTTCGACGGGTGGCAATGGAGCCAGTCAGCCATTCTCGTTCCGAATTTCACGCTGCTGTTGCTGCTGTACGGTTGGTTCCTGTTGCAGCAAGGGCGACCCGTGCTTAAGCCTGAACGGGTACGCGAATAA
- a CDS encoding MBL fold metallo-hydrolase: protein MATSQTYTVTILLDVNETQDVDDRAESRSYIVADRESSQAVLIDAVIENVERDVRILKELGLTLLYAIETHVHADHITGASLIKDRTGAQIVYGGGAADAVIGADLFLHEGQELRFGHSVLNALATPGHTDGCTSYVLPGAVFTGDALFIRGNGRTDLQGGSAATLFESVRRKLFALPDDTVVYPGHDYHGRVSSTIGEEKRFNERLNLSIGKDRFVELMHSRNQPRPAKIDIAIPANLRAGRVAR, encoded by the coding sequence ATGGCAACAAGCCAGACCTATACCGTGACCATTCTGCTGGACGTGAACGAGACACAAGATGTCGACGATCGGGCGGAAAGCCGCAGCTATATCGTGGCGGATCGTGAGTCGAGCCAGGCCGTCCTCATCGATGCGGTGATCGAGAATGTCGAACGTGATGTGCGAATCTTGAAGGAGCTTGGTCTGACCCTCCTCTACGCAATCGAAACCCACGTGCATGCCGACCACATCACCGGGGCTTCGCTCATCAAGGATCGCACCGGCGCGCAAATCGTGTATGGCGGTGGCGCAGCCGACGCAGTCATCGGAGCCGATCTGTTTCTCCACGAAGGGCAGGAACTTCGCTTCGGCCACAGCGTACTGAATGCGCTGGCGACGCCCGGTCACACGGACGGCTGCACCAGTTACGTCTTGCCTGGAGCTGTCTTCACCGGAGATGCGTTGTTTATTCGAGGCAATGGCCGGACGGATCTTCAAGGGGGCTCCGCGGCCACGCTCTTCGAATCGGTACGCCGAAAACTCTTCGCGCTGCCGGACGACACAGTGGTCTATCCCGGCCACGACTATCATGGCAGGGTCTCCTCTACCATCGGCGAGGAAAAGCGGTTCAATGAACGACTGAACCTCTCGATCGGAAAGGACCGCTTCGTCGAATTAATGCACAGCCGAAACCAGCCGCGGCCTGCCAAGATCGATATTGCCATCCCGGCGAATCTGAGAGCCGGTCGCGTGGCGCGATGA
- a CDS encoding VOC family protein yields the protein MNRITPCLWFDHQAEEAATFYVSIFNNSKMGPITYYGEAGAQVSGRAQGSVMTVTFELDGQEFVALNGGPRFTFSEAISMMVKCQTQAEIDELWAKLSEGGEEGPCGWLKDRFGLSWQIVSPDWNDMLRDKDAARAERVMQAILTMSKPDLAAIRRAYDQPS from the coding sequence ATGAACCGGATTACCCCTTGCCTCTGGTTTGATCACCAAGCCGAAGAAGCTGCGACGTTCTATGTGTCGATTTTCAACAACTCGAAGATGGGCCCCATCACGTACTACGGGGAAGCGGGCGCACAGGTGTCCGGCCGGGCACAGGGGTCGGTCATGACGGTGACATTCGAATTGGACGGCCAGGAATTCGTGGCACTCAACGGCGGGCCGCGTTTCACCTTTTCCGAGGCCATCTCCATGATGGTGAAATGCCAAACCCAGGCCGAGATCGATGAGCTGTGGGCAAAACTGTCGGAGGGCGGAGAAGAAGGCCCCTGTGGGTGGCTGAAGGATAGGTTCGGCCTCTCCTGGCAAATCGTATCGCCGGACTGGAATGACATGTTGCGCGACAAGGATGCCGCCAGGGCGGAGCGGGTCATGCAGGCGATCTTAACCATGTCCAAACCCGATCTTGCGGCGATCAGACGAGCCTATGATCAACCATCGTGA
- a CDS encoding antibiotic biosynthesis monooxygenase — protein MPHVLIIHEVEAYPAWKAIFDQAADIRKRAGEICYQLLRHDHDADTIVHFSEWSSLEQARRFFESPELVEIRKQAGVKSPHFLYLHEIERGVL, from the coding sequence ATGCCACATGTGTTGATCATTCATGAGGTCGAAGCCTACCCGGCGTGGAAAGCCATATTCGACCAGGCGGCCGACATTAGAAAGCGCGCGGGCGAGATCTGCTACCAACTCCTCCGCCATGACCACGATGCCGATACGATCGTGCATTTCTCCGAATGGTCCTCGCTGGAGCAGGCGCGTCGATTCTTCGAATCCCCGGAATTGGTGGAGATCAGGAAACAAGCCGGGGTCAAATCCCCCCACTTTCTCTACCTGCACGAGATCGAACGAGGTGTGTTGTAA
- a CDS encoding NUDIX hydrolase: MESSLIRPTPAVIGVVVREGKVLLVRRNNPPDAGKWGFPGGKIELGETLRVAAAREVKEETGLLVSPNQVITALDVLDRDAQGSLRFHYVLIAVLCDWISGVVEPADDVSDAAWFEIATIGSGERPLSASVPTVAAMAYTLCGGQ, encoded by the coding sequence ATGGAATCTTCGTTGATACGTCCCACTCCGGCCGTCATCGGAGTGGTGGTGCGAGAAGGAAAGGTGCTGCTCGTCAGAAGAAACAATCCACCCGATGCAGGCAAGTGGGGATTTCCGGGCGGCAAAATTGAGCTGGGCGAAACTCTTCGGGTTGCGGCGGCGCGGGAAGTCAAGGAAGAGACCGGGCTGCTCGTCAGCCCCAATCAGGTGATCACGGCCCTCGACGTGCTGGATCGCGACGCGCAAGGCTCCTTGCGGTTCCACTACGTATTGATTGCGGTGCTCTGCGACTGGATCTCCGGGGTGGTGGAGCCGGCCGATGATGTGTCGGATGCAGCCTGGTTCGAGATCGCGACTATCGGGTCTGGCGAGCGTCCTCTGAGCGCCAGCGTTCCGACAGTCGCGGCAATGGCGTACACGCTGTGCGGCGGACAGTAG
- a CDS encoding carbonic anhydrase: MSHYLKLSLCLNVTLLGFLLTGYVGPSVKTTFMPEVEAPVIGKHTRIHPLGIVIGSVTLGERVFVAPAASVRGDEGRHIHIGNDSNVQDGVVVHGLETFEGDHELPENEVVVDEKAYSVYIGDRVSLAHQSQVHGPARVGNDTFVGMQALVFRAELGNRVVVEPGAKIIGVKIASGRYVPALSVVTTQDVADSLPLITDRYPYRNLNEGVVRVNVQLAEALQPQAIAR, encoded by the coding sequence ATGTCTCACTATTTGAAACTCTCCCTCTGTCTGAACGTCACTCTGCTGGGCTTCCTCCTGACCGGCTACGTCGGCCCCAGTGTCAAGACGACCTTCATGCCTGAAGTGGAGGCACCGGTGATCGGGAAACACACGAGAATCCACCCGCTCGGCATCGTCATCGGCTCGGTCACTCTTGGCGAGCGGGTGTTCGTTGCGCCGGCCGCCTCGGTCCGGGGTGATGAGGGACGGCACATTCATATCGGCAACGATAGCAATGTGCAAGACGGAGTCGTGGTCCATGGCTTGGAGACGTTCGAGGGCGACCATGAACTCCCGGAGAACGAAGTCGTGGTGGATGAGAAGGCCTATTCGGTGTACATCGGCGATCGTGTGTCGCTGGCCCACCAATCCCAGGTCCACGGACCGGCCAGGGTCGGCAACGATACCTTTGTCGGGATGCAGGCGCTGGTGTTTCGCGCAGAATTGGGCAACCGTGTCGTCGTCGAACCCGGAGCCAAAATCATCGGCGTGAAGATCGCCTCGGGCCGCTATGTTCCCGCGCTGTCCGTCGTCACAACGCAAGACGTGGCAGATAGTCTCCCGCTCATTACGGATCGTTATCCGTACAGGAATCTCAACGAGGGCGTCGTGCGAGTCAATGTGCAACTCGCTGAAGCCCTCCAACCACAGGCCATCGCGCGATAG
- a CDS encoding threonine ammonia-lyase, which translates to MVTLQAIEAAAARIGPSIYESPLVHSRTLSRLTGNTIFLKLENLQMTGSFKERGALNRILTMTEEERRRGVIAASAGNHAQGVAYHATQRGIPVQIWMPRSTPLVKLSATRNHGADVVLYGDNYDEACRAAMDRSRERQATFIHPFDDDEVIAGQGTLGLELLRQNPTLDVIVVPVGGGGLIGGLGCAVKEGASAVEVVGVQTARLPSMSAALGHGTPVEVSAGPTLADGIAVRTAGVRTVPLVQQYVDQLVTVEEDEIAAAILTLLEGEKTVAEGAGAVALAALLQAKTGHQGKNIAVLVSGGNLDVNLLARIIERGMVRDGRRLRLRVRLPDYPGSLEGLTSVIAKVSANIVETSYNRAHYGVGLNEAALDVTMETRGREHASEVLSALSGSRYEFSVIE; encoded by the coding sequence ATGGTGACTCTGCAGGCGATCGAAGCGGCAGCCGCGCGCATCGGACCGTCGATCTATGAATCCCCGTTGGTGCATTCGAGGACCTTGTCGCGGCTCACGGGCAATACGATTTTCCTCAAGCTGGAAAACCTTCAAATGACCGGGTCTTTTAAGGAGCGGGGCGCCCTCAATCGCATTCTCACCATGACCGAGGAGGAGCGCCGTCGCGGCGTGATTGCGGCCTCGGCCGGAAACCATGCGCAGGGAGTCGCCTATCATGCGACGCAACGGGGTATTCCTGTCCAGATCTGGATGCCGCGTTCGACCCCGTTGGTGAAACTCTCCGCGACGCGCAATCACGGCGCAGACGTCGTCTTGTACGGCGACAATTATGATGAGGCCTGCCGGGCGGCGATGGACAGGAGTCGGGAGCGGCAGGCCACGTTTATCCATCCATTCGACGACGATGAGGTCATTGCCGGGCAGGGGACGCTCGGCCTGGAATTGCTGCGCCAGAACCCGACCTTGGACGTCATCGTTGTGCCGGTCGGGGGCGGCGGGTTGATCGGTGGTCTCGGGTGCGCGGTGAAAGAAGGGGCATCGGCGGTGGAGGTCGTGGGTGTGCAGACCGCGCGCCTGCCGTCGATGAGTGCCGCGCTGGGCCACGGGACCCCGGTAGAAGTCTCTGCAGGCCCGACGTTGGCGGACGGGATCGCGGTGCGCACAGCCGGCGTGCGCACCGTGCCGCTGGTGCAGCAATACGTCGATCAGCTCGTGACGGTGGAGGAGGATGAAATCGCCGCGGCCATCCTCACGCTGCTCGAAGGGGAAAAGACAGTGGCGGAGGGGGCCGGAGCCGTGGCGCTGGCGGCCCTGCTACAAGCCAAGACGGGACACCAGGGAAAGAATATTGCGGTGCTCGTATCCGGCGGCAATCTGGATGTGAATTTGCTGGCCCGGATCATCGAACGCGGCATGGTCCGGGACGGGAGACGGTTGCGTTTGCGCGTGCGCCTGCCAGACTATCCCGGCTCCTTGGAGGGGTTGACCTCCGTTATCGCCAAGGTCAGTGCGAACATCGTGGAGACATCCTACAACCGGGCACATTATGGGGTCGGGCTGAACGAGGCGGCACTCGACGTGACGATGGAAACGCGCGGTCGCGAACATGCGTCGGAGGTGCTGTCGGCGTTGAGCGGTTCCCGTTATGAGTTCAGCGTGATCGAGTAG